The Sphingobium sp. BYY-5 genome contains a region encoding:
- the dnaK gene encoding molecular chaperone DnaK — MAKVIGIDLGTTNSCVAVMDGGKPKVIENAEGARTTPSIVAFAKDGERLIGQPAKRQAVTNPDNTIFAVKRLIGRRFDDPMTKKDMELVPYDIAKGPNGDAWVKAGGEDYSPSQISAFTLQKMKETAESYLGETVTQAVITVPAYFNDAQRQATKDAGQIAGLEVLRIINEPTAAALAYGLDKQDGKTIAVYDLGGGTFDISILEIGDGVFEVKSTNGDTFLGGEDFDAKLVEYLAADFKKAESIDLTKDKLALQRLKEAAEKAKIELSSAQTTEVNLPFITADQNGPKHLVKTITRADLERLVADLIKRTMEPCKKALADAGVSASEISEVVLVGGMTRMPKVREAVKDFFGKEPHTGVNPDEVVAMGAAIQAGVLQGDVKDVLLLDVTPLSLGIETLGGVFTRMIDRNTTIPAKKSQVYSTADDNQQAVTIRVFQGEREMAADNKILGQFDLVGIPPAPRGVPQIEVTFDIDANGLVNVSAKDKGTGKEQQIRIQASGGLSDADIDQMVKDAERFADEDKKRREAAEAKNNAESLVHTTEAQLIEHGDKVDASLKGEIETAIAATKSAIESGDAEAMKTKAQELATVAMKLGQAIYEKEQAEAASPDAAAPKADDDVVDAEFSEVDDNKA; from the coding sequence ATGGCAAAAGTTATTGGTATTGACCTGGGGACCACCAACAGTTGTGTCGCTGTGATGGACGGCGGCAAGCCCAAGGTCATCGAGAATGCGGAAGGGGCGCGGACCACGCCCTCCATCGTCGCCTTCGCTAAGGATGGCGAGCGACTGATCGGCCAGCCGGCCAAGCGCCAGGCTGTCACCAACCCGGACAACACGATTTTCGCGGTGAAGCGCCTGATCGGCCGCCGCTTCGACGATCCCATGACCAAGAAGGACATGGAACTCGTCCCCTATGACATTGCCAAGGGTCCGAATGGCGACGCCTGGGTCAAGGCCGGTGGCGAGGATTACAGCCCGTCGCAGATTTCCGCCTTCACCCTGCAGAAGATGAAGGAAACCGCCGAGAGCTATCTGGGCGAAACGGTCACGCAGGCGGTCATCACTGTCCCCGCCTACTTCAACGACGCTCAGCGTCAGGCGACCAAGGACGCCGGCCAGATCGCTGGCCTCGAAGTGCTGCGCATCATCAACGAGCCGACCGCGGCCGCGCTGGCCTATGGCCTCGACAAACAGGACGGCAAGACGATCGCGGTCTATGACCTTGGCGGCGGTACGTTCGACATCTCGATCCTGGAGATCGGCGACGGCGTGTTCGAAGTGAAGTCGACCAACGGCGACACCTTCCTTGGCGGCGAGGATTTCGACGCCAAGCTGGTGGAATATCTGGCCGCCGACTTCAAGAAGGCCGAGAGCATCGACCTGACCAAGGACAAGCTGGCCCTCCAACGCCTGAAGGAAGCCGCCGAGAAGGCGAAGATCGAGCTGTCCTCGGCACAGACGACCGAAGTCAACCTGCCCTTCATCACGGCCGATCAGAATGGTCCCAAGCATCTGGTGAAGACCATCACCCGCGCCGATCTGGAGCGTCTGGTCGCCGACCTTATCAAACGGACAATGGAGCCGTGCAAGAAGGCCCTGGCGGACGCGGGCGTTTCGGCGAGCGAGATCAGCGAAGTCGTGCTGGTCGGCGGCATGACCCGTATGCCCAAGGTGCGCGAAGCCGTGAAGGACTTCTTCGGCAAGGAACCGCACACTGGCGTCAATCCGGATGAAGTCGTCGCCATGGGCGCGGCCATTCAGGCGGGCGTGCTGCAGGGCGACGTCAAGGACGTGCTGCTGCTGGACGTGACTCCGCTGTCGCTGGGCATCGAGACGCTGGGTGGCGTGTTCACCCGCATGATCGACCGCAACACCACCATCCCCGCCAAGAAGTCGCAGGTCTATTCGACCGCCGACGACAATCAGCAGGCGGTGACGATTCGCGTGTTCCAGGGCGAGCGTGAAATGGCGGCGGACAACAAGATCCTCGGCCAGTTCGACCTGGTCGGCATCCCGCCCGCGCCGCGCGGCGTGCCGCAGATCGAAGTGACCTTCGACATCGACGCCAACGGCCTAGTCAACGTGTCGGCCAAGGACAAGGGCACCGGCAAGGAACAGCAGATCCGTATCCAGGCCTCCGGCGGGCTGAGCGACGCTGATATCGACCAGATGGTCAAGGATGCCGAGCGTTTCGCCGACGAGGACAAGAAGCGCCGTGAGGCGGCCGAGGCGAAGAATAACGCTGAAAGCCTGGTTCACACCACCGAGGCGCAACTGATCGAGCATGGCGATAAGGTCGATGCTTCGCTGAAGGGCGAGATCGAAACCGCGATCGCCGCGACCAAGAGCGCGATCGAGAGCGGCGACGCCGAAGCCATGAAGACCAAGGCGCAGGAACTCGCCACGGTTGCGATGAAGCTGGGTCAGGCCATCTATGAAAAGGAACAGGCGGAAGCCGCCTCTCCCGACGCGGCCGCGCCGAAGGCTGATGACGATGTCGTCGATGCCGAATTTTCGGAAGTGGACGACAACAAGGCTTAA
- a CDS encoding copper chaperone PCu(A)C, producing MRAPFSLFALAAPLALPLALSACGDPAPAYVDQAWIRLSPNKDMPAAGYFVAHGGDSGAQLRGVITDYALKVEMHESMTKDGMTTMERIDSVDIPAKGKVAFAPGGKHLMLWGVNDTAISRGKMQLTFLMANGDRLLVDAVIQKPGVAAGNTGEHQQH from the coding sequence ATGCGCGCGCCCTTTAGCCTATTCGCCCTTGCCGCGCCGCTGGCGCTTCCCCTGGCGCTGAGCGCTTGCGGCGACCCTGCGCCAGCCTATGTCGACCAGGCCTGGATTCGCCTGTCGCCCAACAAGGATATGCCCGCCGCCGGCTATTTCGTGGCGCATGGCGGCGACTCAGGCGCACAATTGCGCGGCGTCATCACCGACTACGCACTGAAGGTCGAGATGCATGAAAGCATGACCAAGGACGGCATGACGACGATGGAGCGGATCGACAGCGTCGACATCCCCGCCAAGGGTAAGGTCGCCTTCGCGCCCGGCGGCAAGCATCTGATGCTCTGGGGCGTCAATGATACGGCGATCAGCCGAGGCAAGATGCAACTGACCTTCCTGATGGCCAATGGCGACCGGTTGCTGGTGGACGCGGTTATCCAGAAGCCCGGCGTCGCGGCGGGCAACACGGGCGAGCATCAGCAACATTGA
- a CDS encoding vgr related protein encodes MSSRPLTSDEIALARSMFGNAVDYARVRVHNRKWWPLQPRHVTMAPDGDLWFHPDGGLFCADFCTSPLHIQGHFIHEMTHVWQAQRSGKYWLPLMRHPFCRYGYDIVPSKPFDRYGIEQQAEIVRHAFLLRRGVRVDGKPGLETYETLLPFA; translated from the coding sequence TTGAGCAGCCGTCCACTTACATCCGACGAAATCGCGCTCGCCCGGAGCATGTTCGGCAATGCTGTCGATTACGCAAGGGTTCGGGTCCACAATCGGAAATGGTGGCCGCTCCAGCCGCGACATGTAACGATGGCGCCCGATGGCGATCTCTGGTTCCATCCCGACGGCGGCCTGTTCTGCGCCGACTTCTGCACAAGCCCGCTGCATATCCAGGGGCATTTCATCCATGAGATGACGCATGTCTGGCAGGCGCAGCGGTCGGGGAAATATTGGCTGCCGCTGATGCGGCACCCATTTTGCCGCTATGGCTACGACATCGTGCCCAGCAAGCCGTTCGACCGCTACGGTATAGAGCAGCAGGCCGAAATCGTGCGGCACGCCTTTCTGTTACGGCGAGGCGTACGGGTCGATGGAAAGCCGGGGCTGGAAACCTACGAGACGCTGCTGCCCTTCGCTTGA
- a CDS encoding type II toxin-antitoxin system ParD family antitoxin, translating to MSSKTTSIALGDHFREFAERKVSEGRYGSTSEVVRAGLRLLEHEEQKLEALRAALIEGEESGILHDFDMREWIDRRFPTA from the coding sequence ATGAGCAGCAAGACCACCTCCATCGCCCTGGGCGATCATTTCCGCGAATTTGCCGAACGCAAGGTCAGCGAAGGACGGTACGGCTCGACCAGCGAGGTCGTGCGGGCAGGTTTGCGGCTGTTGGAACATGAGGAACAGAAATTGGAAGCGTTGCGTGCAGCGTTGATCGAAGGGGAAGAAAGCGGCATCCTTCATGACTTCGACATGCGCGAGTGGATTGATCGCCGGTTTCCCACCGCGTGA
- a CDS encoding type II toxin-antitoxin system RelE/ParE family toxin: MTATIRFNAAAERDLAEIATYTQQRWGPEQAKSYLIGIADTIDRIAIHPGIGSPINDVRGGYRKLRFESHHIYYRSDKTAVEIVRILHQRADHIPQLQ, encoded by the coding sequence GTGACGGCAACGATCCGCTTCAACGCAGCCGCTGAACGCGATTTGGCAGAAATCGCTACCTACACCCAACAGCGATGGGGACCGGAACAGGCCAAGTCCTATTTGATCGGCATCGCCGACACCATTGACAGGATCGCTATCCATCCAGGCATTGGCAGCCCGATCAACGATGTTCGAGGGGGCTACCGTAAGTTGCGCTTCGAAAGTCACCATATTTATTATCGCTCAGACAAGACTGCCGTCGAAATTGTCCGCATCCTGCACCAGCGCGCAGATCATATCCCTCAACTGCAATGA
- the sdhA gene encoding succinate dehydrogenase flavoprotein subunit yields the protein MSEAYKIIDHSYDTVVVGAGGSGLRATMGSAEAGLKTACITKLFPTRSHTVAAQGGIAASLGNNSPDHWTWHMYDTVKGSDWLGDQDAIEYMVREAPAAVIELEHAGVPFSRNENGTIYQRPFGGHMQNMGAGPPVQRTCAAADRTGHAMLHALYQQSLKYDADFYIEYFAIDLIMEDGPNGKECRGVIAICMEDGSIHRFRSHAVVLATGGYGRAYFSATSAHSCTGDGGGMVLRAGLPLQDLEFVQFHPTGIYGAGVLITEGARGEGGYLTNSEGERFMERYAPSAKDLASRDVVSRSMAMEMREGRGVGEHKDHIFLHLDHIDPKVLAERLPGITESGKIFAGVDLTRQPLPVTPTVHYNMGGIPCNYHGQVVTKVGDDPEVVVPGLFAVGEAACVSVHGANRLGSNSLIDLVVFGRATGLFLKDNLKPNAPHKPLPADSADLALSRLDHYRNAKGGTPTADIRLDMQRTMQKHAAVFRDSALLSEGVTQMQAVNKRLQDVKVSDRSLIWNTDLIETLELDNLMSQAICTMEGAEARKESRGAHAHEDFPNRDDENWMKHTISWFEGWGGSDGKVTLDYRPVHDYTMTDEAEYIKPKARVY from the coding sequence ATGAGCGAAGCCTATAAGATCATCGATCACAGCTACGACACCGTCGTGGTGGGCGCGGGTGGATCGGGCTTGCGCGCGACCATGGGCAGCGCCGAAGCGGGCCTCAAGACCGCCTGCATCACCAAGCTGTTCCCGACCCGGTCGCATACCGTCGCGGCGCAGGGCGGCATCGCCGCTTCGCTGGGCAATAACTCGCCCGACCACTGGACCTGGCATATGTACGACACCGTCAAGGGGTCGGACTGGCTGGGCGACCAGGACGCGATCGAATATATGGTGCGTGAGGCGCCTGCCGCCGTGATCGAGCTGGAACATGCCGGCGTGCCGTTCAGCCGCAACGAGAATGGGACGATCTATCAGCGCCCCTTCGGTGGCCATATGCAGAATATGGGCGCCGGCCCGCCGGTGCAACGTACCTGCGCGGCGGCCGACCGTACCGGCCACGCCATGCTCCACGCGCTTTATCAGCAGTCGCTGAAATATGACGCGGACTTCTACATCGAATATTTCGCCATCGACCTCATCATGGAAGATGGCCCGAACGGCAAGGAATGCCGGGGCGTCATCGCCATCTGCATGGAAGATGGCAGCATCCACCGCTTTCGCAGCCATGCGGTCGTGCTGGCGACGGGCGGCTATGGCCGCGCCTATTTCTCCGCCACCTCGGCGCATAGCTGCACCGGCGACGGCGGCGGCATGGTGCTGCGCGCGGGGCTGCCGCTTCAGGATCTGGAGTTCGTGCAGTTCCACCCGACCGGCATCTACGGCGCGGGCGTGCTCATCACCGAAGGCGCGCGCGGCGAGGGTGGCTACCTCACCAACTCCGAAGGCGAGCGCTTCATGGAGCGCTATGCCCCGTCGGCGAAGGACCTGGCGTCGCGCGACGTCGTGTCGCGATCGATGGCGATGGAAATGCGCGAAGGGCGCGGCGTGGGCGAGCATAAGGATCATATCTTCCTGCACCTCGACCATATCGATCCCAAGGTGCTGGCCGAGCGCCTGCCGGGCATCACCGAGAGCGGCAAGATCTTCGCGGGCGTCGACCTGACCCGTCAGCCGCTGCCCGTCACGCCGACGGTCCATTATAATATGGGCGGCATCCCCTGTAACTATCATGGCCAGGTCGTGACCAAGGTTGGCGACGATCCGGAAGTCGTGGTGCCCGGCCTGTTTGCGGTGGGCGAAGCGGCCTGCGTGTCGGTCCATGGCGCGAATCGCCTTGGCTCCAACTCGCTGATCGACCTTGTCGTCTTCGGCCGCGCCACCGGCCTGTTCCTCAAGGACAATCTGAAACCCAACGCGCCGCATAAGCCGCTGCCTGCGGATTCCGCCGATCTGGCGCTCAGCCGCCTCGACCATTATCGCAATGCCAAGGGCGGTACGCCGACAGCGGACATCCGCCTCGACATGCAGCGCACTATGCAGAAGCACGCCGCCGTGTTCCGCGACAGCGCACTGCTGTCCGAGGGTGTCACGCAGATGCAGGCGGTCAACAAGCGGTTGCAGGACGTCAAGGTGTCCGACCGCTCGCTGATCTGGAACACAGACCTTATCGAGACGCTGGAACTGGACAACCTCATGAGCCAGGCCATCTGCACGATGGAAGGCGCCGAGGCCCGCAAGGAATCGCGCGGCGCCCACGCGCATGAGGATTTCCCCAATCGCGACGACGAAAATTGGATGAAGCACACCATTAGCTGGTTCGAAGGCTGGGGTGGTTCGGACGGCAAGGTGACGCTCGATTACCGTCCTGTGCACGACTATACGATGACCGACGAGGCCGAGTATATCAAGCCGAAGGCGCGGGTATATTGA
- the sdhD gene encoding succinate dehydrogenase, hydrophobic membrane anchor protein: MGTGTGIGRVRGLGSARHGAHHWLTQRYTAVGNLLLVLWLLFSLIALPGLDYESVVHWIGNPLVAVPLMLMVVSIFMHLRLGMQVMLEDYVHDKGLAFLSMLLLNFYALGGAAAGVFAIAKIAFTGIVK, translated from the coding sequence ATGGGTACGGGAACCGGAATCGGCCGCGTTCGTGGTCTTGGCTCGGCCAGGCATGGCGCGCACCACTGGCTGACGCAGCGTTACACCGCCGTCGGCAATCTGCTTCTAGTGCTGTGGCTGTTGTTCAGCCTGATCGCGCTGCCGGGCCTCGATTATGAAAGCGTGGTCCACTGGATCGGCAACCCGCTGGTCGCCGTGCCGCTGATGCTGATGGTGGTCAGCATCTTCATGCACCTGCGCCTGGGGATGCAGGTGATGCTGGAGGATTATGTCCATGACAAGGGCCTCGCCTTCCTGTCGATGCTGCTGCTGAACTTCTATGCCTTGGGCGGCGCGGCCGCGGGCGTCTTTGCGATCGCCAAGATCGCCTTCACGGGGATCGTCAAGTAA
- the sdhC gene encoding succinate dehydrogenase, cytochrome b556 subunit produces the protein MARSTSRPLSPHLTIWKWGPAMAVSIIHRVTGNGLATAGALGLVWWLIAAAAGPEAYATFVKCATSPIGYLVMAGLSWFFFQHLFSGLRHFVLDMGAGYELKSNKIWSLLTFVLSTLATIAFWGAICTGKF, from the coding sequence ATGGCGCGATCCACCAGCCGGCCACTCTCGCCGCATTTGACGATCTGGAAATGGGGGCCGGCCATGGCCGTCTCCATCATACACCGCGTGACCGGCAATGGCCTCGCCACCGCCGGCGCTCTTGGCCTCGTCTGGTGGCTGATTGCCGCCGCGGCCGGCCCGGAAGCCTATGCGACCTTCGTCAAGTGCGCGACCTCGCCGATCGGCTATCTGGTGATGGCGGGCCTTTCCTGGTTCTTCTTCCAGCATCTCTTCTCAGGGCTGCGCCACTTCGTGCTCGACATGGGCGCGGGCTATGAGCTGAAGAGCAACAAGATCTGGTCGTTGCTGACCTTCGTCCTGTCCACGCTTGCCACCATCGCCTTCTGGGGCGCGATCTGCACGGGGAAATTCTGA
- a CDS encoding methyl-accepting chemotaxis protein, with protein MIQDSLPLVARTFFDSYAADAHLRQHLTEGTLRKIEAETARYIEQKLANFSAGQWISMATNCVRHASKHGFPVQAVLTAVSRSNEKIAELVCDRCWDDRPRCQRLLRAINRLSSMDIGIMSNVLAQDIAESQKVERQRYGSLFEQRIVGEIDGASKLGESLREQAKDASAATRGMLGKASEVAAAAEQSALAMREAARTSAGLIRAIEDARTEVEGAADVAQRAARQSGDAVSMSATLSEHAKSIESILGLIRDIAGQTNLLALNATIEAARAGDAGRGFAVVAQEVKSLANQTARATDEIAGKIADIQMSTRQSVETNERIRNTVGEVQASAERIRHAMDAQAQTVTMITAAVDETALAADSMSTTISAIRQDTEVVASEIDQLERGFMSVEEKLASLRHASSDFGRQVA; from the coding sequence ATGATCCAGGATTCGCTTCCACTCGTCGCGCGCACCTTCTTTGACAGCTATGCCGCCGACGCGCATCTGCGCCAGCATCTGACCGAAGGCACGCTGCGCAAGATCGAAGCGGAAACCGCCCGCTATATCGAGCAGAAACTGGCCAATTTCTCGGCGGGCCAATGGATTTCCATGGCGACCAATTGCGTGCGCCACGCCAGCAAACATGGCTTCCCGGTCCAGGCCGTGTTGACGGCGGTGTCCCGATCCAACGAGAAGATCGCCGAACTGGTCTGCGACCGTTGCTGGGACGACCGGCCGCGCTGCCAGCGGCTGTTGCGGGCGATCAACCGGCTTTCCTCCATGGACATCGGCATTATGAGCAATGTCCTGGCGCAGGACATCGCCGAATCCCAGAAGGTCGAGCGGCAACGCTATGGCTCCCTGTTCGAACAGCGCATCGTAGGTGAGATCGACGGTGCGTCTAAACTGGGCGAATCGCTGCGCGAACAGGCCAAGGATGCCTCCGCCGCCACGCGGGGCATGTTGGGCAAGGCGTCCGAAGTCGCCGCCGCCGCCGAACAGTCCGCCCTGGCGATGCGGGAGGCGGCCCGCACCTCCGCCGGCCTTATTCGCGCCATCGAGGATGCCCGCACCGAAGTGGAGGGCGCCGCCGATGTTGCCCAGCGCGCCGCGCGCCAGTCTGGCGATGCGGTCTCCATGTCCGCTACCCTGTCCGAACATGCCAAGTCGATCGAATCGATCCTGGGCCTGATCCGCGACATTGCCGGGCAAACCAACCTGCTCGCGCTCAACGCCACGATCGAGGCCGCACGGGCGGGGGATGCGGGTCGCGGCTTTGCCGTCGTCGCGCAGGAAGTGAAGAGCCTGGCCAACCAGACCGCCCGCGCGACGGATGAGATCGCCGGCAAGATCGCCGACATTCAGATGTCCACGCGCCAGTCGGTCGAGACCAACGAGCGCATCCGCAACACGGTGGGCGAAGTGCAGGCGAGCGCCGAACGCATCCGTCATGCGATGGACGCGCAGGCCCAGACCGTCACCATGATTACCGCCGCCGTCGACGAGACTGCCCTCGCCGCCGACTCCATGTCGACCACCATTTCCGCCATCCGCCAGGATACCGAAGTGGTTGCGTCGGAGATCGACCAGCTCGAACGCGGCTTCATGAGCGTCGAGGAAAAGCTCGCCAGCCTGCGCCACGCCTCCTCCGACTTCGGCCGCCAGGTCGCCTGA
- a CDS encoding 50S ribosomal protein L11 methyltransferase has protein sequence MNDVATSAQSWKVTLPCTRAEAEALEGDIAAFSLMDRPPVLMTSEAKPDDEDSWQLDAYFEGKPSPAAIKLLKTLVPSATGVKPVVLQLPDEDWVTLSQQGLEAVTAGRFHVRNLASDPKRRGHVNLLIAASRAFGTGQHETTAGCLMMLDRMRRVGMRARNVADIGTGTGLLAFAALTLWPRAHAIASDIDPVAVEISADNARTNGVALGDGPGQLALVTAAGVDHPALIGRAPYDLLIANILAGPLIELAPALCAVVEDGGTIILAGLLKEQAGAVLAAYRAQGMRLAERSDRGDWPTLRLRKRPSIGWKRPRRLSAAARGEAPGFGSL, from the coding sequence ATGAACGATGTCGCCACGTCAGCGCAAAGCTGGAAAGTCACCCTGCCCTGCACCCGTGCTGAAGCGGAAGCGCTGGAGGGGGACATTGCCGCCTTTTCCCTGATGGACCGGCCGCCGGTGCTGATGACCAGCGAAGCGAAACCGGACGACGAAGATAGCTGGCAGCTCGACGCCTATTTTGAGGGCAAGCCCAGCCCTGCCGCGATCAAGCTGCTCAAGACATTGGTGCCCAGCGCCACCGGCGTGAAACCGGTCGTGCTGCAATTGCCCGACGAGGATTGGGTGACGCTGAGCCAGCAGGGGCTGGAAGCCGTGACCGCCGGGCGTTTCCACGTCCGCAACCTTGCCAGCGACCCCAAGCGGCGCGGCCATGTCAATCTGTTGATCGCGGCAAGCCGCGCCTTCGGCACCGGCCAGCACGAAACCACCGCCGGATGCCTGATGATGCTCGACCGGATGCGCCGGGTCGGTATGCGTGCGCGCAATGTCGCCGATATCGGCACCGGCACCGGGCTGCTGGCTTTCGCCGCGCTCACCCTTTGGCCGCGCGCCCATGCGATCGCGTCGGACATCGATCCGGTCGCGGTGGAGATCAGCGCCGACAATGCCCGCACCAACGGCGTGGCGTTGGGCGATGGGCCGGGACAATTGGCGCTGGTGACGGCGGCGGGCGTCGATCACCCTGCCCTGATCGGCCGGGCGCCCTATGACCTGCTGATCGCCAACATCCTGGCCGGGCCACTGATCGAACTGGCGCCCGCCCTGTGCGCTGTGGTCGAGGATGGCGGGACGATCATCCTCGCTGGCCTGCTCAAGGAACAGGCGGGCGCGGTGCTGGCCGCCTATCGCGCGCAGGGTATGCGCCTGGCCGAGCGCAGCGACCGGGGCGACTGGCCGACCCTGCGCCTGCGCAAGCGCCCCAGCATCGGCTGGAAACGCCCCCGCCGCCTCAGCGCCGCTGCGCGCGGCGAAGCGCCGGGGTTCGGCAGCCTCTGA
- a CDS encoding dienelactone hydrolase family protein — protein sequence MSITRSVIIQDISEQPFEHMVVFDRSDSSPRPGILLFPNVLGTKQADFIRAEMVAAQGYVVLVVDMFGQSKRTIRADPDPARYMNELNADRALLRDRANAAHGLLKGLDSVDPARTAAIGFCFGGRCVLDLARSGADIAGGVSFHGVYQAPPFPNAAITAKLLLCHGWDDPIAPPDATVALARELTEAGCDWQIHAYGGTGHAFTDESVNMPEKGLAYSAAADRRSFKAMADFLNELFG from the coding sequence ATGAGCATCACCCGCAGCGTCATCATTCAGGACATATCCGAGCAACCCTTTGAACATATGGTTGTTTTTGACCGGTCCGATAGCAGCCCACGTCCGGGCATTCTGCTCTTTCCCAACGTGTTGGGCACCAAGCAAGCAGATTTTATCCGGGCAGAAATGGTGGCGGCGCAGGGCTATGTCGTGCTCGTTGTCGACATGTTCGGTCAGAGCAAACGCACTATCCGCGCCGATCCGGATCCGGCACGCTATATGAACGAACTCAACGCCGACCGCGCCCTGCTGCGCGATCGGGCGAATGCGGCGCATGGCCTGCTCAAGGGTCTCGATTCGGTCGATCCAGCGCGCACCGCCGCGATCGGCTTCTGCTTCGGCGGCCGCTGCGTCCTCGACCTTGCCCGCAGCGGCGCGGATATCGCCGGTGGCGTCAGCTTCCACGGCGTCTACCAGGCGCCACCCTTCCCCAATGCCGCAATCACGGCGAAGCTGCTGCTCTGCCATGGCTGGGACGATCCCATTGCTCCGCCCGACGCCACCGTCGCGCTGGCGCGGGAACTGACGGAAGCAGGCTGCGACTGGCAGATCCACGCCTATGGCGGGACTGGCCACGCCTTCACTGACGAATCGGTCAACATGCCGGAAAAGGGTCTCGCCTACAGCGCCGCCGCCGACCGGCGCAGCTTCAAGGCGATGGCGGATTTCCTGAACGAACTGTTCGGCTGA
- a CDS encoding M14-type cytosolic carboxypeptidase: MTISISSGFDSGNIHVLSISDTPAGVRAELEIVTDHQSDFYQWFHFRVANAAGREVELAIVNGAGSAYPDGWPGYSARVSEDRENWLLADTDYADGTLTIRLSPDSNAVWVAYFAPYSMERHHDLIAWAASQPGVAHRELGLTLDGQPLDLLTVGEGPKQVWLYARQHPGESMAEWWMEGALERLCDEEDAVARLLRQKATIHLVPNMNPDGSRRGHLRTNAVGVNLNREWHEPTAEKSREVLLVRNAMDETGVDFAIDVHGDEAIPAVFIAGFEGIPSITERQTTLYHRYRDTLAARTPDFQTRLGYPVAAAGRANLSMSTNQVAERFGAVAMTLEMPFKDNDDLPDADYGWSPARSIQLAKDCLAVLAEMIDEI, encoded by the coding sequence ATGACCATCAGCATTTCGAGCGGCTTCGACAGCGGCAACATTCATGTCCTCTCCATCAGCGATACTCCCGCCGGCGTCCGCGCCGAGCTGGAGATCGTGACAGATCACCAGAGCGACTTCTATCAATGGTTCCACTTCCGGGTCGCCAATGCGGCGGGCCGCGAGGTGGAACTGGCGATCGTGAACGGCGCAGGTTCCGCCTATCCCGACGGCTGGCCGGGCTATAGCGCGCGGGTGAGCGAGGATCGCGAAAACTGGTTGCTGGCCGACACCGACTATGCGGACGGCACGCTGACCATCCGCTTGTCGCCGGACAGCAATGCGGTCTGGGTCGCCTATTTCGCGCCCTATTCGATGGAGCGGCATCATGACCTGATCGCCTGGGCCGCGAGCCAGCCGGGCGTGGCGCATCGCGAACTGGGTCTCACGCTGGACGGCCAGCCGCTCGACCTGCTGACCGTGGGTGAGGGGCCGAAGCAGGTGTGGCTCTACGCGCGCCAGCATCCGGGCGAATCGATGGCTGAATGGTGGATGGAAGGCGCGCTGGAGCGGCTGTGCGACGAGGAAGACGCCGTTGCCCGTCTGCTGCGGCAGAAGGCGACGATCCATCTCGTCCCAAACATGAACCCGGACGGCAGCCGTCGCGGTCATCTGCGCACCAATGCGGTGGGCGTGAACCTCAACCGCGAATGGCATGAGCCGACGGCGGAGAAGAGCCGCGAGGTGCTGCTGGTCCGCAACGCGATGGACGAGACGGGCGTCGACTTCGCGATCGACGTGCATGGCGACGAGGCGATTCCCGCCGTCTTCATCGCGGGCTTCGAGGGCATTCCTTCGATCACCGAGCGGCAGACGACGCTCTATCATCGCTATCGCGACACGCTGGCCGCGCGCACGCCTGATTTCCAGACGCGGCTGGGCTATCCGGTCGCGGCGGCGGGCAGGGCCAACCTGTCCATGTCCACCAATCAGGTCGCCGAACGCTTCGGCGCGGTGGCGATGACGCTGGAAATGCCGTTCAAGGATAATGACGACCTGCCCGACGCCGATTATGGCTGGTCGCCCGCGCGTTCGATCCAGCTCGCCAAGGATTGCCTGGCTGTGCTGGCGGAGATGATCGACGAGATTTGA
- the ykgO gene encoding type B 50S ribosomal protein L36: MKIRNSLKSLKDRHRDNRVIRRRGRTYVINKTNRRFKARQG, encoded by the coding sequence ATGAAGATCCGCAACTCGCTCAAGTCGCTCAAGGACCGCCACCGGGACAACCGCGTGATCCGTCGTCGCGGCCGCACCTACGTCATCAACAAGACCAATCGCCGCTTCAAGGCCCGCCAGGGCTAA